A genomic stretch from Homalodisca vitripennis isolate AUS2020 unplaced genomic scaffold, UT_GWSS_2.1 ScUCBcl_7861;HRSCAF=15715, whole genome shotgun sequence includes:
- the LOC124374309 gene encoding sentrin-specific protease 1-like yields the protein MARVVRKQVRLLPCDSERLFPGQLLNGGVISAYLRLLERRNAMDHNLPNVLALDSYFFTVLKRSGHERARGHHRDQDLWDYGKILVPVHEELADVGHWWLLVVEPRKETISAYDSLKGRNHKPAMDLLREYLKKEEMRAKTEARSWCLYGERSCPSQDNLVDCGVFLCAIAGAICGGREAKELRVDGREFRRQMAKELREDSVTENKSSQPELFPGEEPDWSFEDLAKELDQLTDPTK from the coding sequence ATGGCACGAGTCGTAAGGAAACAGGTCCGTTTGCTGCCATGCGATTCAGAGCGGCTCTTTCCTGGACAGCTGCTAAACGGCGGGGTAATTTCGGCGTATCTGCGGCTTCTGGAGAGACGGAATGCTATGGATCATAACCTGCCAAATGTCCTCGCACTGGACTCCTACTTCTTCACGGTGCTGAAGAGATCCGGCCACGAGCGAGCGCGGGGTCACCATCGCGACCAGGACTTGTGGGATTATGGGAAAATCCTCGTCCCCGTACATGAGGAGTTGGCGGACGTCGGCCACTGGTGGCTTCTCGTAGTAGAGCCACGGAAGGAAACCATCAGCGCATACGACTCCCTAAAAGGAAGAAACCACAAGCCGGCGATGGATCTTCTGCGCGAATACCTGAAGAAGGAGGAGATGAGGGCCAAGACCGAGGCCCGGAGTTGGTGCCTCTACGGTGAGCGGAGTTGTCCTTCACAGGACAACCTTGTGGACTGCGGGGTTTTCCTCTGCGCTATCGCTGGAGCCATCTGCGGGGGACGGGAGGCTAAGGAATTGCGAGTAGATGGCCGAGAGTTCAGGCGGCAGATGGCGAAAGAACTTCGGGAGGATTCGGTGACCGAGAACAAGAGCAGCCAGCCGGAATTGTTTCCGGGGGAGGAACCGGACTGGTCCTTCGAAGATCTGGCCAAAGAGTTAGACCAGCTAACTGACCCAACGAAGTAG